DNA sequence from the Cohnella herbarum genome:
CACGCCGATTCCGATTCCTCCGATCCATGCTCCCCGGCGCAGAATCTTAGCATCGCCGATTGCCGATCCGAGCGGGACCAATACGGCTTGGGACATGGACAAGTTAAAGGCGGCATATAGAAATGGGGACAGCCAGGCAGCCCAGGGAGAAACATCGCTTGTTGCCTTTAGCCAATGACCGGAACTCGGACTTCGCAGCGTCTCGATCACGAGGAACGCCGTAAATCCGATCATGAGCGGCACGACGAACGTGTTGATGGTCAGTATCGCGTTCATCCCTTTGCGCAGCAGCATGAAACAAGCGAACATCGTCACGATCAACCCGGTCTGATAGCTTAAATTCAAGTGTTCGGAGAATACGGAGCCGGCTCCGGCCAGCATGACCGCATTGACTCCGAGCAGCACGACGAGCATGAGGTGACTGACCCAGCGCCCCGTTTTTTCCCCGAACAAGTACTTATTGAGGTCTTCATACGATTTGGCTTTCAACTCGGCGGATAACAGCATGACCTTGGCCCCGATCCACACGAAGAATAGCGTGGATACGATAATAAGGTACGGTCCCCAATGACCGAAGCGGGTAAAAAACTGCAGAACCTCTCTTCCCGAGGCAAATCCCGCACCGACGACGGTTCCGATAAATACGAGAGCTATCTGAATACTTTTGGCCCATTGCTTCATTTCAAGGAACCTCCCGACACAACCTTGTCCGTCGCTTCCTATACTCTATGTCGGGAATAGGACGGGCATGACTTTAGGAGTTATCATCTATGATCTTGTCCTTCTCGATTCTCGTATTCGCGCTTACGCTAGCCTTGATTATTTGGCGACCCAAAGGATTAAACGAAGCGTTCTTCGCCGCTCCGGCGGCATTATTGCTTCTCTTGACGGGTTCGCTTGCATGGGAAGATGCCGCCTATATTTGGCAGATCGTGTGGAATGCTACTCTATCGCTTATCGGGATCATGATCCTGACCGCAGTCATGGACGACAACGGTTTTTTTCGCTGGGCGGCGCTCCACATCGTTCAACGCTATCATAGGAGACGGATTGTTCTTCTGGTCGGTCTATCCGCGTTGTCCTGTTTGATTACGACATTTTTCAATAACGACGGTACGGTGCTGATCATGACGCCGATCGTGCTCGAAGTGACGGCGCTGCTCGGGATGGGATTAAAAGCCCGGATCGCATTCCTGCTGTCCGTCGGCTTTATGGCGGATACGGCTAGCGCGACCCTCATGGTCAGTAATCTAACGAATATATTGACCGCGGATTTCTTCGGCATTTCATTCGGAGATTACGCGCGGAATATGGCATTCCCCGGAATTACGGCCTCGATGGCTACGATAGCGGTTCTCGTGTCTGTATTCGGCAGAACGATCGGCAAAGATACCGCAGCCGGGCGGACAGTACAGTCATTTCCCGAACCTTCTTCGGCAATCGGCAATCGTATCGTTTTCAGGTTATCATGGGTAATTCTATTGCTGATTCTTATCGGTTATTTCGGTTCGGAGGCGATGGGCATGCCAGTCTCGTTCATTGCTTGCGGGGGAGCGATCGTGTTATGGCTTGTTGGCGCAGCGACGAAAAGTTCCGATTCCGCGCGTATCGTGAGAAGAACCCCGTGGCTTATCGTAATATTCGCGTTGGCGATGAATATGATCGTGTACAATTTGCATTTGCATGGGGCAACGGAATGGTTTACCGAAGGATTGGTGCCGGTAGCCGAATCGGGACTCGCCGGAGCTGTTTTCGGATCGGGGGTACTCTTCTCGTTGCTTGCGGCGGTTATGAATAATCTTCCGGCAGTGCTTGTGTCTTCCTTATCCATATCCGGTCTCGAGGATCAGTCCGTGCTTCCGTTCGCCAGCTTGATCGGAATGTCGGTAGGGGCCAAGCTTACGCCGCTAGGCTCGTTAGCAACGCTACTGTGGCTCGGATTGCTGCGAAGAGACGGTATACATATTGGCTGGGGGGCATACATGAAATACGGATTTATTCTTACGATTCCGGTCTTATTCGTTTCGTTGGGGGCACTCTGGCTGCAGCATTGGCTCGATTAGTACTAGATTTATGACGAATGATGCGAGATGGGGTTGATAGATAGATTAGATTAGGTAAAATAGGATAAGGACGATTCATGGACCCGAGGGGGAAGCGAATGACTGCCGGTTGGGTGCTCCAGCCGGTTAGTCGTCGCTTCGGGCGCTGACCGCGGAAGCGCGGTTCAGCGATGTGAGCTAACGACAACCCGGCCCGGGAGAATCGTCCGCGCGTTCCGGGCTTCAAAGGAGCTGCACTATGATTAAACAACAAAAACTGCAATATCATCTACGTAAGAAACCTTATCTCGTGGATGCCATTGCGGGCAATTCCGCCATGCTCGTCTCGCTCGGACAAACGGGGAGATTATACCGGCTATGGTGGCCGCACATCGATTATCCGCAGCATGTGGACGAAATTCGCACCGGTTTAAGAATCGGGTCTACGCCGGGGGGCGTAACTTGGTTCGATGATCCGGAAGCGGGTTGGCAGCATTCTGCAAACTACTTGCCGCGTACGAACGCTTATCGCGTTATTTCCACGCATCCGGATTATTCGGTCGAAGTGGAACAGACGGATTATGCCGTTCCCGGGCAACCGCTTATGGTTAGAGGTTACCGGTTGACGAATCGCGGGCAAGAAACGAGAGATTTAGAGTTCTATCATTATGGCTCGTTTCAGATTATGGACAACGAGCTATATATGACAACCGAGTTCGCTGTTCAGGAAGATGCGTTGCTTCACTTCCGGCATCAATATGCTTTCGCAGTCGGAAGCTCGATCGAATGCAGCGAATACCAAGCTGGAAGCGGAGCTTGGCACGGTGCCGCGAACGGCTACTTGAACGGCAATCAGATTGACATGCAGCCGGACGGCGCAATGAAGTGGGTTTTCGCGGCAATCGAGCCGGGACAATCGGTACTTCTTCCTATCTATATCGCGGCCGGACATTCTCGTCACGAAGCTTTAGGCGCGCTAACGGTAGCGAAGAGCCGGAGTTACGAGGAATGGTTTACGGAGATGGAAACGTACTGGTCCGATTATTTGGCGAACGCGGCTCCATGTCCCGGCGGGAACGAACAAATCGTTGCGTTATACGAACGTTCCCAGCTAGCCATGAAGCTGATGGCGGACGAAGCGACGGGAACGATAGTCGCCGCTCCGGAGTTCGATGAATATTTCAGCCGATGCGGCGGATATGCCTATAGTTGGGGGCGCGATGCGGCTTTCGTAACGACGGCGTTTAACAAAGCCGGCTT
Encoded proteins:
- a CDS encoding ArsB/NhaD family transporter, with translation MILSFSILVFALTLALIIWRPKGLNEAFFAAPAALLLLLTGSLAWEDAAYIWQIVWNATLSLIGIMILTAVMDDNGFFRWAALHIVQRYHRRRIVLLVGLSALSCLITTFFNNDGTVLIMTPIVLEVTALLGMGLKARIAFLLSVGFMADTASATLMVSNLTNILTADFFGISFGDYARNMAFPGITASMATIAVLVSVFGRTIGKDTAAGRTVQSFPEPSSAIGNRIVFRLSWVILLLILIGYFGSEAMGMPVSFIACGGAIVLWLVGAATKSSDSARIVRRTPWLIVIFALAMNMIVYNLHLHGATEWFTEGLVPVAESGLAGAVFGSGVLFSLLAAVMNNLPAVLVSSLSISGLEDQSVLPFASLIGMSVGAKLTPLGSLATLLWLGLLRRDGIHIGWGAYMKYGFILTIPVLFVSLGALWLQHWLD
- a CDS encoding YkvI family membrane protein, whose amino-acid sequence is MKQWAKSIQIALVFIGTVVGAGFASGREVLQFFTRFGHWGPYLIIVSTLFFVWIGAKVMLLSAELKAKSYEDLNKYLFGEKTGRWVSHLMLVVLLGVNAVMLAGAGSVFSEHLNLSYQTGLIVTMFACFMLLRKGMNAILTINTFVVPLMIGFTAFLVIETLRSPSSGHWLKATSDVSPWAAWLSPFLYAAFNLSMSQAVLVPLGSAIGDAKILRRGAWIGGIGIGVLLLAGHIALSARMPGIAKFDIPMGGIALELGAWIHWIFVFLIFMEIFTTLVADIYGLTLQLQERTKASQWMLTVILLLLCFLAGQLGFGPLLSTLYPMFGLLSLGWLFLISRDRARTSNPPKPPVPPETGSGLMESPKLSSAPYTDGR
- a CDS encoding glycoside hydrolase family 15 protein, which produces MIKQQKLQYHLRKKPYLVDAIAGNSAMLVSLGQTGRLYRLWWPHIDYPQHVDEIRTGLRIGSTPGGVTWFDDPEAGWQHSANYLPRTNAYRVISTHPDYSVEVEQTDYAVPGQPLMVRGYRLTNRGQETRDLEFYHYGSFQIMDNELYMTTEFAVQEDALLHFRHQYAFAVGSSIECSEYQAGSGAWHGAANGYLNGNQIDMQPDGAMKWVFAAIEPGQSVLLPIYIAAGHSRHEALGALTVAKSRSYEEWFTEMETYWSDYLANAAPCPGGNEQIVALYERSQLAMKLMADEATGTIVAAPEFDEYFSRCGGYAYSWGRDAAFVTTAFNKAGLGALSEKFYDWSITAQEADGSWQQRHYHDGSLAPHWGLQIDEGSSLIWGMWEYYLHSGEQEAFLERMWPAVERGAVFLVQYLDPETGLPLPTRDLWEEREAEHTYSAAAVYGGLTAAASFASRKGKDRLAELWRSAAERIALAIEERCWNESKGSYYRGLKLTVSKEDYEAAIARGERGFVQQRDKGYMRYVLEFDPIVDISLLGISVPFNAVPVDSPRMARTADTIEQLLTSHPVGGIRRYEDDSYIGGNPWILTTLWLSHYRTLQGRYEEARRHLDYAVKHVTSSGLLPEQVDQVTGETAWVVPLTWSHAMFVLAVHMLAERGEL